TATGCTCATAAAACAATGAGTATTAAACAACTTTCTAAAAATCTTAAAATGACGCAAAGTACTGTATCAGATATCGTTGAGCGTCTGACTACAAAAGGCCTTTTATTGAAAACACCTAATCCAAAAGATAAACGTTTCGTCGAGATTTCTTTACCTGATAATATTGCAGATGAAATACATGATAACATTACTGAAATTGCAAATAAGTCAGTAAATAGTGCATTAAGTCTTCTAGACTCTGATGAACAAGAGATTGTAGAAAAAGGGATGAAATTATTAGTTTCAGCTGTTAAGAAAAAGATGGAGACAGATGGAATGGATAATTATGAATTCTTTGATGTATTGTACTTTCTTGATGACGAAAAAGAAAAAAAAGGAAAATAAATTAATGTAGGAGGGGACCATGTGAACAAAATCATAAAGGGTCGTTGGATCATTTTTTCCATATGGTTGATTGCAACAGTATTGTTAACAGTTCTTCAGCCTGATATAAATGCAATTCTGCGGAATAAGGGGCAGGAAGGAGCAAATAGTGATTCACCTTCTGTTATGGCAGATCATATCCTCAAAAAAATGGATTCTGCAAAAGGAACGAATAATCTGATTGTTTTTTATGATAAAAATAAAATTTCAAATGACGAAATGAAAAAAATTGGTGATGCTGTTAAAGAAATACATGATAGTAGTAAAGAACTTAGAATTTCGGAAATCATTGATCCTTTTAATATTCCAAATGCAAAAAGTTCATTAGTCTCAAAAGATGGAACCACACTAATGGTGAGTTATAAGCTAGATAAGAACGGAAGAGAAATAGATGATATTAAAAAGCAAATAGATAATAAATTAAGTAAAGTACCAGTTAAATATTATTTAAGTGGTGAAGATTTTATCAATAATGATTATTTAAAAGCTTCGCAAGCGGGAGTCGAAAAAAGTGCTGCTTTGACAGTTATTTTTATTTTAGTCGTACTTATTCTTGCGTTTAGATCAATCGTTACACCATTTGTATCATTGATTGCAGTTGCATTTTCTTATCTATGTTCTATGGGAATAGCTGCCCAATTAATCGATAAAGCTGGATTTCCAATTACTAGTCTTACTCAAATGCTTTTAGTACTTATTCTTTTTGGGATTGGTACTGATTACAACATACTCCTTTTTAATCGTTTCAAAGAGGAACTTTCACTCGGACATTCAGTTGATGAATCAATTGTAAACACATATAAAACGGCTGGTAAAACAATTGCCTATAGTATTTTAACTGTGTTTATTGCATTCCTTGCACTTGTATTTGCAGAATCTCCAATTTATAAGTCAGGTGTTGTAGTTGTTATAGGTGTATGCATATTATTATTAGAAATTTTGACGTTAACACCATTTATAATGAAGGTATTAGGAAAAAAACTTTTCTGGCCATCTAAAAATGTTGGGGGACACAAGGAAAATAAATTTTTTGGTAATTCGTCTGCTTTTGCCATAAAGAAACCAATTATAACAATTGTCGTAATACTATTAATTTTATCTCCAATGGTCTATTTCCATCAAGAAAAGCTAAACTTTGAT
This genomic interval from Gottfriedia acidiceleris contains the following:
- a CDS encoding MarR family winged helix-turn-helix transcriptional regulator, encoding MVERPEFIRESIDFLQRFLMKSLQKHSEEHGVTIPQARVIGEVYAHKTMSIKQLSKNLKMTQSTVSDIVERLTTKGLLLKTPNPKDKRFVEISLPDNIADEIHDNITEIANKSVNSALSLLDSDEQEIVEKGMKLLVSAVKKKMETDGMDNYEFFDVLYFLDDEKEKKGK